From the genome of Pseudomonas hamedanensis:
AGACCTTCGGTAACGCGCTGATTGATAACCAAGTCATCCATTTTCGCCTTGCCGAACTGCAGACTGAAATCGAATGCCTGCGCGCGCTGGTCTACCAGGCCACCGAGCAGTACATCAAAGGCCAGGACGTGACGCGGCTGGCGTCGATGGCCAAGCTCAAGGCCGGACGCCTGGGCCGTGAAGTCAGTGATAGCTGCCTGCAATATTGGGGCGGCATGGGCTTCATGTGGGACAACCCGGTGGCCCGCGCCTACCGCGATGTGCGGCTGGTGTCGATTGGCGGCGGCGCTGACGAAATCATGCTGGGGATCATCTGCAAACTGATGGGCATCCTGCCGGGGAAAAAGAAATGAGCCACCTGCCCGAGTGCCAGACGCTGCTGCTGGAACTGCACGGCGGTGTCTTGCACATCACCCTCAATCGCCCGGACAGCCGCAACGCGATGAGCCTGCAAATGGTCGGCGAATTGCGTGCGCTGCTGGCCGCGGTACGCGATGACCGTGCGGTGCGGGCCTTGGTGCTCAACGGTGCCGGCGGGCATTTCTGCGCCGGCGGCGACCTCAAGGACATGGCCAACGCTCGGGCCCAGGGCGCGGAGGCTTACCGCGAGTTGAACCGGGCCTTCGGGGCCTTGCTCGAAGAAGCCCAGCACGCCCCACAAGTGCTGATCTGCCTGTTGCAAGGCGCCGTGCTGGGCGGCGGTTTGGGTCTGGCCTGCGTCAGCGATATCGCTCTCGCCGATCACCAGGCGCAGTTCGGTTTACCGGAAACCAGCCTGGGGCTGATCCCGGCGCAAATCGCACCGTTTGTGGTGCAACGCATCGGGCTGACCGAAACCCGGCGACTGGCGCTGACCGCTGCGCGATTCGATGGCGCTGAGGCGCTGCGTTTGGGGCTGGTGCATTTCGTTGAACAGGATGCGCAGGCACTGGCAGAACGACTGGATGAGGTGCTGCAACAAGTGCTGCGCTGCGCGCCTGAAGCGAACGCCGCAACCAAGAAATTGTTGTTGGCGAGTGCCGGGCAGCCGTCGAGTGAGTTGCTTGATGAGGCGGCTCAGTGGTTCAGCGCGGCGGTGACTGGCGCCGAAGGTGTGGAGGGAACCATGGCATTCATGCAGAAACGCAAACCCGGGTGGGCCTGAAAAAGCTTCGCGAGCAAGCCCGCTCCCACAGTTGAAATGCATTCCCCTGTAGGAGTGAGCCTGCTCGCGAAGAGGCCATCACATTCACCGCCAACACCCAAGGGAAACCACCATGCCCACCCTCAAGCAAATCCCGGGTTGAAATGCATTCCAAATGTGGGAGCGGGCTTGCTCGCGAAAAGGCCATCACATTCACCGCCAACACCCAAGGAAAACCCACCATGCCCACCCTCAAGCAAATCCCGGGTTGAAATGCACTTCAAATGTGGGAGCGAGCCTGCTCGCGAAGAGGCCTGCACATTCACCGCCAACCCTTCAGGACACCCACCATGCCCGCCATTCACAAAATCCTGATCGCCAACCGCGGTGAAATCGCCTGCCGCATCCAGCGTACCGCCCAGGCCCTCGGCTATCGCACCGTCGCCGTGTTCAGCGACGCCGACGCCGATGCGCTGCATGTGCAAATGGCCGATCAGGCCGTGCACATCGGCCCGGCGCCGGTGCAGCAGTCCTATCTCAATATCGCAGCTATCCTCGACGCGGCCCTTCGCAGCGGTGCCGATGCCGTCCATCCTGGCTACGGTTTTCTCTCGGAAAACGCCGAGTTCGCCCGCGCCTGCAAAGACGCCGGCCTGACATTCATCGGCCCCAGCGTCGAAGCAATCGAACTGATGGGCAGCAAACGCCTGTCGAAAATCGCCATGCTTGCGGCGGGCGTGCCGTGCATCGCCGGTTATCAGGACGCCGCGCAGGACGACGCCACTCTGCTGCGCGAGGCCGCACGCATCGGCTACCCGCTGATGATCAAGGCCAGCGCCGGCGGCGGCGGACGCGGCATGCGTCTGGTGCACGATGCCAGCGATCTGCCGGCGCAATTGCGCACCGCCCGTTCGGAAGCGTTGAACGGATTCGGCAGCGACGAACTGATCCTTGAGCAGGCATTGATCGAACCGCGTCACGTCGAAGTGCAGCTGTTCGGCGACCAGCACGGCAATCTGGTGTACCTCGGCGAACGCGAC
Proteins encoded in this window:
- a CDS encoding enoyl-CoA hydratase/isomerase family protein → MSHLPECQTLLLELHGGVLHITLNRPDSRNAMSLQMVGELRALLAAVRDDRAVRALVLNGAGGHFCAGGDLKDMANARAQGAEAYRELNRAFGALLEEAQHAPQVLICLLQGAVLGGGLGLACVSDIALADHQAQFGLPETSLGLIPAQIAPFVVQRIGLTETRRLALTAARFDGAEALRLGLVHFVEQDAQALAERLDEVLQQVLRCAPEANAATKKLLLASAGQPSSELLDEAAQWFSAAVTGAEGVEGTMAFMQKRKPGWA